A region of Antedon mediterranea chromosome 8, ecAntMedi1.1, whole genome shotgun sequence DNA encodes the following proteins:
- the LOC140057001 gene encoding uncharacterized protein, which yields TTTLDTNTINNTTTINNNTTINNNTTTLNNTTTTLNNTTTINNNTTINNNTTTLNNTTTTLNNTTTINNNTTINNNTTTLDTNTINNTTRINNNTTINNNTTTLNNNTTTLNNTTTTLNNTTITLNNTTTIKLNNTTTLNNTQQNHHHHHHTQQYHHNTLQHHHYYQ from the coding sequence ACCACAACACTCGACACCAACACCATCAACAACACCACCACAATCAACAACAACACCACAATCAACAACAACACCACAACACTCAACAACACTACCACAACACTCAACAACACCACCACAATCAACAACAACACCACAATCAACAACAACACCACAACACTCAACAACACTACCACAACACTCAACAACACCACCACAATCAACAACAACACCACAATCAACAACAACACCACAACACTCGACACCAACACCATCAACAACACCACCAGAATCAACAACAACACCACAATCAACAACAACACCACAACACTCAACAACAACACCACAACACTCAACAACACTACCACAACACTCAACAACACTACAATAACACTCAACAATACCACCACCATAAAACTCAACAACACCACCACACTCAACAACACTCAGCaaaaccaccaccaccatcaccaTACTCAACAATACCACCACAACACTCTACAACACCACCACTACTATCAGTAG